The window CGGAGACTCTGGGCGATGTGCTCCTCCTGGAGGAAGTGGGTGTGCGTGTTGCCGAGCGCGAACTCCCTGTTGTGCATGATCGCGTGGTGGAGGGGCAGGGTCGTCTTCACGCCCAGGATGACGTACTCGTAGATCGCCCTGCGCATCCTCTCGATCGCCTCCATCCTCGTCTGGCCGTGGGCGCAGAGCTTCGAGATCATCGAGTCGTAGTTCGGCGGGATCGTGTAGCCCATGTGGATGCCTGAGTCCACCCTGATGCCGGGGCCGCCCGGCGAGCGGTACCGGACGATCTTGCCCGGATCGGCCTGGAAATTGTTCAGCGGGTCCTCGGCATTGATCCGGCACTCGATCGCGTGCCCCCGGATCGAGACGTCCTCCTGGTCGAAGGAGAGGTCCTGCCCCGCGGCGACCGCGATCTGCTGCTTCACGATATCGATGCCCGTGATCATCTCGGTGATCGTGTGCTCCACCTGGAGACGGGTGTTCATCTCCATGAAGTAGTAGTCCCCGTCAGAGTACAGGAACTCGACCGTGCCCGCATTCTTGTAATGGGACGTCTTCGCGACAGTCACCGCGGAGGCCGACATCCTCTCCCGCAGCTCGTCCGTCATGATCGGGCAGGGCGCCTCCTCCACCAGTTTCTGGTGACGGCGCTGGATCGAGCACTCGCGGTCGTACAGGTGGAGAGTCTTCCCGTACCTGTCCGCGAGCACCTGGAACTCGATGTGGCGGGGCTTCGTGAGATACTTCTCGATAAAGACCGTCGGGTCGCCGAAGGCCGACGCCGCGATCCGCATGCTCCCTGCGATCGCCTCCTCCAGCTCTGCCGGGGAGTTGACGACATGCATCCCGATGCCGCCGCCGCCCGCGCTCGCCTTCACGATCACCGGGTAGCCGATCTCCTCCGCGACCTTCGCCGCCTCGTCGAGACTCGTGATCCCGCCAGGCGTGCCGGGCAGGACGGGCACGCCCACCGCCTGCATCGTCTGCTTGCTCTCGATCTTCGAGCCCATCATCTCGATGGTCTTCCAGGACGGGCCGATGTAGGTGAGACCCTCGTCCTCGACGAGTTTTGCAAACTTCGCGTTCTCCGCCAGAAACCCGTAGCCAGGGTGGACCGCCTCGGCGCCCGACATCGTCGCGATCTCGGCGATCCTCTCCATGTTCAGGTAACTCTTCTGCGGCGGGGCCTCGCCGACAAAGAAGGCCTCGTCCGCGTACTTTACATGGAGGGCGTTTTTGTCCGGGGCCGAGTAGATCGCGACCGTCTCGATCCCGAGTTCGCGGCAGGCCCGCATCACCCTGATGGCGATCTCGCCCCTGTTTGCGATGAGCACCTTCTCAAAATATCTCATAGGACCACACAGAGGGGAGTTTATTCGACCACCATCAGGACGTCCCCGTTCTGGACGACGTCTCCCGCATCCACAAAGATCTCACTGACCTTGCCGTCGGCAGGGGCATAGATCGGGTTCTCCATCTTCATCGCTTCGAGGACCAGGAGGACGTCGCCCTTCTGCACCTCGGCGCCGGCCGAGACCCGCACTTCGAGGACCATGCCCTGCATGTTGGACTTGATGCCGCCGACGATCTCGCCCCGCGGGATCTCCTTGCCGGCAGACGGTGCGGCCGACTCGACCGTACTCCCCTCGACAGAGAGGATCCGCACGGAGAAGATCTCGCCGTCGACCTCCACCTCCATGAAGCCCGGGATGTCGGCGGTGCTCGCCGCCGCCTGCACCTTCTGCGGGATCGCCTCGGGCTTTCTCTCGCCACGGAGGAAAGAGGGGGCGATCGCCGGGTACATGATATAGGTGAGGACGTCCTCCTCCTTCCGCACGAGGCCCTCCTTCACCGCCTGCTCCCGCATCTTCTCGTAGGCGGGCTCCAGGAGGTCGGCGGGCCGCACCGTGATCACCTCTTCGTCGCCGATGATCAGAGTCCTGATCTCGGGCGAGATCGGCGCCGGCGACCTGCCGTACAGACCGCGGACATAGTCCTTGACCTCCTTCGTGACGTTGGAGTACCTTTCCTTGCCCATCAGAACGTTCAGGACCGCCTGCGTCCCCACGATCTGGCTGGTCGGGGTGACGAGGGGAGGATAGCCGAGGTCGGCACGCACCTTCGGCAGTTCGGTCAGCACCTCCTCCATGCGGTTGAGGGCGTCCTGCTCCTTCAGCTGGGAGACCAGGTTCGAGATCATCCCGCCGGGGAGCTGGTAGATGAGGACGTCGCTGTCGACCCTCTCGGAGATCGGGTCGAGGAGACCGCCGTACTTCTCCCTGAGGCCGACGCAGAGGTCCCGCACCGCCCTGAGGGCGTGCAGGTCGATGCCGGTGTCCCGAGCCGTCCCCCTGAGGGAGGCGACCACGCTCTCCGTCGGGGGCTGCGAGGTGCCGAGGGCGAAGGGCGACATCGCCGTGTCAAGGATGTCCACGCCCGCCTCGATCGCCGCCTGGTAACTCATCGACGCGATCCCGCTCGTCGAGTGGGAGTGCAGGCAGACCGGGATATCGACCCTCTCCTTGATCCCCGCGATGAGTTCGCGGGCGGCCTCGGGCATGATCAGCCCGGCCATGTCCTTGATGCAGATGGAGTCGCAGTCACGCGCCGCCATCTCCTCGGCCATATCGATGAAGGTGGCCGTGGTGTGCACCGGGCTTGTCGTGTAGGAAATTGTCCCCTGCAGGTGTGCGCCTGCCGCCTTCACGCTGGTGAAGGCCTTGTCCATGTTTCTTATATCGTTTAAGGCGTCGAAGACGCGGAAGATGTCGACGCCGTTCTTATAGGCGGCATCGACAAAACGCTCCACGACATCGTCGGGGTAGTGACGGTAGCCCA of the Methanofollis sp. genome contains:
- a CDS encoding acetyl-CoA carboxylase biotin carboxylase subunit; translation: MRYFEKVLIANRGEIAIRVMRACRELGIETVAIYSAPDKNALHVKYADEAFFVGEAPPQKSYLNMERIAEIATMSGAEAVHPGYGFLAENAKFAKLVEDEGLTYIGPSWKTIEMMGSKIESKQTMQAVGVPVLPGTPGGITSLDEAAKVAEEIGYPVIVKASAGGGGIGMHVVNSPAELEEAIAGSMRIAASAFGDPTVFIEKYLTKPRHIEFQVLADRYGKTLHLYDRECSIQRRHQKLVEEAPCPIMTDELRERMSASAVTVAKTSHYKNAGTVEFLYSDGDYYFMEMNTRLQVEHTITEMITGIDIVKQQIAVAAGQDLSFDQEDVSIRGHAIECRINAEDPLNNFQADPGKIVRYRSPGGPGIRVDSGIHMGYTIPPNYDSMISKLCAHGQTRMEAIERMRRAIYEYVILGVKTTLPLHHAIMHNREFALGNTHTHFLQEEHIAQSLR
- the oadA gene encoding sodium-extruding oxaloacetate decarboxylase subunit alpha; the protein is MSAASSKRVYITDTTLRDAHQSLIATRMRTEDMIPLARKMDDVGFFSLEAWGGATFDSCIRFLNDDPWERLRDLKAELTKTPIQMLLRGQNLVGYRHYPDDVVERFVDAAYKNGVDIFRVFDALNDIRNMDKAFTSVKAAGAHLQGTISYTTSPVHTTATFIDMAEEMAARDCDSICIKDMAGLIMPEAARELIAGIKERVDIPVCLHSHSTSGIASMSYQAAIEAGVDILDTAMSPFALGTSQPPTESVVASLRGTARDTGIDLHALRAVRDLCVGLREKYGGLLDPISERVDSDVLIYQLPGGMISNLVSQLKEQDALNRMEEVLTELPKVRADLGYPPLVTPTSQIVGTQAVLNVLMGKERYSNVTKEVKDYVRGLYGRSPAPISPEIRTLIIGDEEVITVRPADLLEPAYEKMREQAVKEGLVRKEEDVLTYIMYPAIAPSFLRGERKPEAIPQKVQAAASTADIPGFMEVEVDGEIFSVRILSVEGSTVESAAPSAGKEIPRGEIVGGIKSNMQGMVLEVRVSAGAEVQKGDVLLVLEAMKMENPIYAPADGKVSEIFVDAGDVVQNGDVLMVVE